Genomic segment of Lycium ferocissimum isolate CSIRO_LF1 unplaced genomic scaffold, AGI_CSIRO_Lferr_CH_V1 ctg6809, whole genome shotgun sequence:
GAGGATTAAAAGTTGCAAAATGAACTTTGTTTTGACCATAGGATACTTTGTGGCCATAAGACACTTTGGAACTTGTAGCTCGATTGTTTCACCCTAAGTCTTAAAATCGGAGACAAAAATAGAGCCTCGATGCTAAGAATTTCTAAAATGTGCTTTAACTTCTTACCTTTGTCATTTGATTTCAAGGTTGTCGGGAAGGGCTTATGTTCTTGACCAAAGGATTAGTGTTGTTGGTGATTTTATCCTGTTCCTTCCTAAATCTGTTTGCAACTTTGATTATAGTGTCCgtattaacctttttttttttttttgttgtgcaACTTCGGAAATAGAACAAGTTTATGGTGTCCTAGAGACCGCTTCGTTAGTCCGTCAAACTTGCTATATCCGAGGTGATTTTGAAGAACTAAAATTGACTAAAGCCGATTACAAACCTTGATTGAAACCTGGAATGCTCGTTAAACCTTCGACTTTGTTTAAGTAGtgtttgaaattgttttaagtTTAGAACTTGTTTGAAAGGGCTTAAAACTCGTGGTTAAGTCTCTGTCTTGATTATTCTATATGTCTTCTTAGAACCATGCTTGATCCTACATATGTGTTTGGGCTTCTTAGACGGTGTAGGAGCGGACTTGAGGTAGATTCCAATATCCGCAAAATATAAGTTATCCATGTGAGTTCACACGTCATGGCGACTAAGGCTCTATATTCGGCCCTGCACGCACCTTGCAGCCTCTGCACTTGACCTTGCTACTGTGTTTTGCTTCCTAAAGGACCAGATACACAATTTGCACCAACATATATCCGTAGCCGGTGGTGGATCTTCTTGTTGTTGCACACACGCCTAATCGCATCCGAGAAGCCATACGGTCTGAATGAGGATGAGATATAATACATAGCCCATGAGAAATAGTTCCTTGTACATATCTTAGTATCCTCTTGACAGCTTTGAAAGTGCACGAGTTGGGATTCGCATGAACGCTAGCAAGGTTGACGGCATGAGTTAGTGCAGTCGGTGTCAAATATTGCAGGCTTCCTACAATGCTAGAAAACTCACCCCCTCCATCACTTTGAAACACTTTAATGCTTTTAGAAAACTGTTTCTCAACCATTTTCTAGAACTTGACAAACACCTCAAACAATTCTGATTTtcttaaggttccttttcaatCTTATTTCTCAAGCCAAAAGGCAATTTACAACTAGGGGTGCTCACGGTTCGGTTTGGAtcggtttttatttaaaaaataaccaaaccaattgagTCGGTTATTCAAattgtcaaaccaaaccaaaccaaaaaaaaaaaaaatgtctcaaggcaaaagtatatcggcataacttccttaaggaaaactaaagttatgccggagggcactttttcctcaaggcataatttagttttttgccttatgggcaaaacttttccttaaggaattatgccttatggggcagacttttaattaaggtataaccaaaagtatgccttaactaaaagtgtgccttgaaaagtttaaaaaaaaaaaaaaatgtctcaaggcaaagtctgccccctccggcataacttccttaaggaaaaactaaagttatgcgagGGGGCATaattttcctcaaggcataatttagttttgccttatggggcaaaacttttccttaaggaattatgccttaagacttttaattaaggcataaccaaaagtatgccttaactaaaagtgtgccttgaaaagttaaaaaaaaaaaaaaaaaaaaatgtctcaaggcaaagtctgccccctccggcataacttccttaaggaaaaactaaagttatgccggagggggcataacttttcctcaaggcataatttagttttgccttatggggcaaaatttttccttaaggaactatgccttatggggcatacttttaattaaggcataaccaaaagtatgccttaactaaaagtgtgccttgaaaagttaaaaaaaaaaaaaaaaaaaaaaaaaatgtctcaaggcaaagtctgccccctccggcataactttggtttttccttaaggattgtatgctggatccggcatacactctcCCCAGCCctgtcttgcgaaattatttttttattttatgcctgagcgggggttcgaacccagaacctcaggtatccaagcgaagggcaaaacttaaagaacacaaagatgaggggcaaaatttaaagaccaccccaaaagaagggcaatccgtgcaaaaaaatgattagtTTAATTCAAAAGCATGGCCCAAGagtataaaaacataatataaattgtaatgttttcataaaaaaattaaaatacatacatatatatatatacaaatttaatttttaacataatatataaagtcggtttggttcggtttttttcggttttttaagacttgaaaccaaaaccaaaccaaatatagtcggtttttaaatttaaaaaccaaaccaaatcaaaccaaataaatgtcggtttttttttccggttcggtttggttatcggtttggttcggtttttcggtttttcgtGTTCAGCCCTATTTACAACCTTTTCCCATTTGACAACTAACACAAACAGTAGGACTTTTATTCTAACAAGTGATATTGATACACTTATTTTTGTCTAAAACTTCTAAAAACTTAGAGTTTGGATGCCCAAGTCTGGCATGCCAAACATCACTAGGGATATAGCATGGTATCtagatgttggtgttgtgatcACCTTAGACCGGAAACATTGGCTCATGTTTTTCATTTGATAATTAGATACGACTAGGGGATCTATATTTTGTAACACCACCCGACTTTTGGTGTAATGAGGATATCAATAGCGTAACGTGGCATGGCAAATGGGAAAAAAGAAACTAAAGGGATGTTTATATGAAGATTTAGCTCAATACATATTGGATAATATCAAGCCTCCTAAGCAGCAAATAGAGATAGATAAACAAATATGAAGACAGGATACCAAGGGAGAATTCAGTACACAACGAAATGATATATTCCAATACATATGAGTCAAAGGAGCCTTTAAAGGTATCATTTTCTATGTAGAGCCTGGTAATTTAAATTACCACTAAATTATGTTATTTGGAGAATGGGATATAGCATGGTATCtagatgttggtgttgtgatcACCTTAGACTGGAAACATTGGCTCATGGTTTCTTCTGATAGAGTACCAGAAATCCAACTTCTCAGCAACACATCCTTTTGTTCCCAATCATCACTACTATCACTGGCTTTCTCACAACTTTTATCACTAGCTTTGTCACTGCTTTTACCACTGTGCTAGATAGTTTATACACATGCACCACTCGTATAGCACACTTCTAATGCATGAAGGAAACTAGTCTATGATAGAGTTATACATTTAACTAAACTCTATTACTTAAGCTTATCACAACTacttaacaataacaataataagatTGTACTTATCCTAAGTAACCTTATCATGATCAGTGATCTTATCATGATCTTCAACATCTTCATCATGTGTTATATCAGATTTTTAATAATATGTAtcatgcttattatttttgtcGTCCAGATTTTCTCACTTGTTCAGTCTTAGATTTACACAGATCTGGATAGTCATGAATCAACAAGGGCCTTCAACAAGAAGCAAAACAGCTCAAACCAGAGCATATGCTAAACCTGGTTCATTGTCATacttggcaaaaaaaaaaacggcagTTATTAACCACAAACGAAACTGTTCAAGCTATAAGGTCAGAGAGAGATCATCTGCTAGAATTAATTGGAGAACAGCAGCCAGTAGCACCACAAGCTAACCAAAGTGAGCAACTTGTAGAAGAGCAACATGTAGAACAGCCCGTCGAGGAGCAACAGCCCGTCGAGGAGCAACAGCCCGTCGAGGACGAAATGCAAATGGATTCTACAATTCCTCCCACAAATGAACAATCTGAAGCAGGTAACACATAGCTTACGAACTTATTAAATTCATCCATGACTTCTAATTTCTTACATTTTCTTTTAACTTTAGGCCCTTCGactcagaaaagaaaaagaggcagAACGCAAATGCATAGTGTGCATAGCCGACATGAGCGTAAATTGATCCTACTGAATAGGCTCAATCAACCTATTGGTCCCTGAAGATGTTGTAATAGAGTTTGGTAGCTTCCTCGGTACATTAGCGAGATCGCGACCCTTTGCCCATTTGATATACTTGATTGGAGGAAAATGGAcacaaaagatgatttatggaTATATACCAAGGTTTGAAGTTTCCAATATTTAAGTATCTATTAAAAGTATTGTTTATCCGAcaaaatgacacaaaattgtAGGAGAAATATGATATTCTGAAGGCGGCAAAAAGTGGACTTTGAATGCAATTCATGCTGCTTGGAGAAGGCATAAAAGTGACTTGAAGAAACTTTGTTACAAACCAAAAGTTACTGATGAAATCATAATGGCAAAAAGGCCAGGTCATATTCCGGAATGTCAATTTAAAGAGCTCCTCGAATATTGGAAGTCTGAGAAATTCCAGGTAAAATATATTTCCAGAATACATTTGTCTTCTGCGGTGCAAGTGTCCTTCTCTCTCTGTCTTCTCTTTCGTTCTTTGCGATATGGGTCGTCGTTGTAggtttttttttacctttctcttctCTGTCGCGGTATCGCTACTGCATcgctttcttttttcttgtaatttctCTTCTTATCTTCTTGTCTCTCGTTGCAGAAAATGTCTAAAACAAATCGAGAATCGGAAGAAGTTGTTGAATCCGCACACAGTCGGCAAAAAAAGTTTTGCTTTAGTCCGCAATAAATTGGtgtgttctctttttttttttttttattaagtctTAACCTGTCATTTTAAGCGATTTTTTATATCCATTTTGATGTGACTAGGAAAAAACCAAGGGAAATGTATCACTTAAGGAGATCTTTGTGGAAACAAGAGCAAGGAAACCGGGCGCTTGTACAAGGAGTCAAATGAAGACACAACTAGtaaaattgtatgtatattatgtattgcAAGTTTTTATTGAAATCTATTATTTATTGTTAGTTTTTGTTTGCTTGAGTGCGGTTGTTGGATTGTCTTTGTTAGGCTGAAATGGAGGAAATTGAAACACAACTAAGCGCAGATGGTAGTCAGCTTGTTGATGCATACTCAGCCGTTATGGGTCCAGAACATCCGGGACGTCTAAGACTATATGGACGGGGGGTTACAAAGACTTCTTTGAAAGGAAAAGCTGGAACTTTTGAACCAACTTCAAATGCCACAAATGATGTAGTGCAAGAAATGCAAGAAAGGATCCAAAAAATGGAGGAACAAATGGAGGAACAAAAGAGAACTATGCGAGCAGAAGTTACTGCAGAAGTTACTGCAGACATTACTTCAAAAGTAATTGAAAAACTCCAACGTGCAGGATTAATTAGTCCAGACATGCTAGCAGCATTGTGTGCGCCTTCACCGGAGAAGCTACGTCCGCCCCACAAGTAGATAGCAACAATTAAGGTTAGTCTCACTTCTTCTCGTTGCGATATAGCTGACTTATATTGGTTCTACAAATTCCTATACAATGAACATggtaaaattaaactaaaacttggaaaaaaagttGCCGATAAGTTGCATGCACATCCGTGTGTTTCGTATATATATCCGCAAACTAAAAAGGATAAATTATAgcatttttttgataattccaAGACTgttagaaaaggaaatatgaagtgTATCTTAGAGATCCCTAGCCAATCGAATTAGGTTAGCAATTAATGGCCTCGCTTTATTTGAATATAGAGTGAAGGATCAGAGCTGCAAGTTGCAAGTAGTAAAATTGAAGTAAAAACTTGTATTAACTAGGGGCATTCCAAGAATCGAACTCGGGACCTCTCGCACCCAAAGCGAGAAACATACCACTAGACCAAATGCCCTGCTTTTGTTGGTACCCCAGTCTAAACAATAGTTGGAAGTTTCATCTCAGTTTTCTGCAGTTTGTAC
This window contains:
- the LOC132045501 gene encoding uncharacterized protein LOC132045501, with translation MEEIETQLSADGSQLVDAYSAVMGPEHPGRLRLYGRGVTKTSLKGKAGTFEPTSNATNDVVQEMQERIQKMEEQMEEQKRTMRAEVTAEVTADITSKVIEKLQRAGLISPDMLAALCAPSPEKLRPPHK